A stretch of Methanosphaerula palustris E1-9c DNA encodes these proteins:
- a CDS encoding type I restriction-modification system subunit M, producing the protein MAQSQLNTKLDITVLESWLWEAACKIRGEIDAPKYKDYILPLIFLKRLSDVFDDEAKKMERTYGNRDLVEKILAEDHQLVRFYLPPESRWDAIAQKSTGLGELLTDAMRSIARENPKLQGSIDIVDFNATAAGQRIIPDDSLRTLIGVMGKYRLGLADVEPDIIGHAYEYLLRKFAEGSGQSAGEFYTPREVALLMARILDPKPGEEVYDPCCGSGGLLIKCAMYFRERYHNDPEVAPLQFCGQENQHSTFAMAKMNTFIHDMEAQIALQDTMRFPQFLNRDGSLRLFDIVTANPMWNQDFEQKIYETDTYNRFTIGYPPSSSADWGWIQHMFASLKKNGRMAVVLDTGAVSRGSGNTGKNRERDIRKNFAEHDLVEAVILLPENLFYNTTAPGIILVINQGKLHKGEILLVNASKLFQKGRPKNFIPDECIAQVAGIFRDWKAVDEISTIVSAIDIAKNDFNLSPSRYVAQNGKDETLPLEDAVVLLREAEEERQEADEQLKEVLAGLGLKK; encoded by the coding sequence ATGGCACAATCTCAACTTAATACTAAACTCGACATCACCGTCCTTGAGAGCTGGCTCTGGGAGGCGGCCTGCAAAATCCGTGGGGAGATCGATGCCCCGAAATACAAGGATTATATTCTGCCGCTCATTTTTCTGAAGCGATTGTCCGATGTTTTTGATGACGAAGCGAAAAAGATGGAGAGGACCTACGGTAATCGTGATCTTGTGGAAAAAATCCTTGCAGAGGATCACCAGCTTGTCCGTTTTTACCTGCCACCGGAATCCCGTTGGGATGCGATAGCCCAGAAAAGTACAGGGCTCGGAGAACTGCTTACAGATGCGATGCGATCCATCGCCCGCGAGAATCCCAAACTCCAGGGCTCGATTGATATTGTGGATTTTAACGCTACGGCAGCAGGGCAGCGGATCATACCCGATGACTCACTCAGAACGCTGATAGGAGTCATGGGAAAATACCGGCTTGGCCTTGCAGACGTCGAGCCGGACATCATCGGCCATGCGTACGAATATCTGCTTCGGAAATTTGCGGAAGGGTCCGGGCAGAGTGCCGGCGAGTTCTATACCCCGCGTGAGGTCGCCCTCCTCATGGCACGGATCCTCGATCCAAAACCAGGTGAAGAAGTCTATGATCCGTGCTGCGGGTCTGGGGGACTGCTGATCAAGTGTGCGATGTACTTCCGGGAGCGGTATCACAACGATCCGGAAGTCGCCCCGCTTCAGTTCTGCGGACAGGAGAACCAGCACTCCACGTTTGCAATGGCGAAGATGAACACGTTCATCCATGATATGGAGGCACAGATCGCTCTTCAGGATACGATGAGGTTTCCTCAGTTCCTGAACAGGGACGGTTCACTCCGGCTATTCGACATCGTAACGGCCAACCCGATGTGGAACCAGGATTTCGAACAGAAGATCTACGAGACCGACACCTATAACCGGTTCACGATTGGCTACCCGCCGTCAAGCAGCGCAGACTGGGGATGGATTCAGCACATGTTCGCCTCGCTCAAGAAGAACGGGCGGATGGCCGTTGTGCTGGACACCGGAGCGGTATCGCGGGGTAGTGGAAATACAGGGAAGAACCGGGAACGGGACATCAGGAAAAATTTTGCCGAGCACGACCTTGTTGAAGCGGTCATCCTGCTGCCGGAGAACCTGTTCTATAACACAACGGCACCGGGCATCATTCTCGTCATTAACCAGGGGAAACTGCACAAAGGCGAGATCCTGCTGGTCAATGCCTCAAAACTCTTCCAGAAGGGACGGCCTAAGAACTTCATACCTGATGAGTGTATAGCACAGGTTGCCGGAATTTTCCGGGACTGGAAAGCTGTAGACGAGATCAGCACGATTGTTTCTGCCATTGATATTGCAAAGAATGATTTCAACCTGAGCCCGTCCCGGTACGTTGCGCAGAACGGTAAAGACGAGACGCTCCCCCTGGAGGATGCGGTGGTGCTGTTGCGGGAAGCCGAGGAGGAGCGGCAGGAAGCGGATGAACAGTTGAAGGAAGTGCTGGCGGGGCTGGGGTTAAAAAAATAG
- a CDS encoding type II toxin-antitoxin system HicB family antitoxin, whose product MDFKITLEQDEDGWFIVTVPALPGCVSQGKTEEEAKKNIAEAIELHLSALARDGIPLYHRPGVKESFVAVDI is encoded by the coding sequence ATGGATTTTAAAATTACGCTGGAACAGGATGAGGACGGCTGGTTCATCGTCACCGTACCCGCACTCCCGGGCTGTGTATCCCAGGGAAAGACCGAGGAAGAGGCAAAGAAAAATATTGCCGAAGCAATTGAACTGCACCTCAGCGCACTCGCCCGCGATGGTATTCCCCTCTATCATCGTCCGGGTGTGAAGGAATCATTTGTAGCTGTCGATATATGA
- a CDS encoding type II toxin-antitoxin system HicA family toxin, protein MTGKLPILSGKDVIKALVKLGYTINDQKGSHIHLRHPVRRPLTVPNHPEIARGTLRIIIMDADLTIEKFLELL, encoded by the coding sequence ATGACGGGCAAACTCCCCATCCTTTCCGGCAAGGATGTGATAAAAGCCCTCGTCAAACTGGGTTACACGATCAATGACCAGAAAGGAAGTCATATCCATCTCCGGCACCCGGTCAGACGCCCGCTGACCGTTCCCAATCACCCGGAGATTGCCCGTGGTACATTACGGATCATCATCATGGATGCGGATCTTACCATTGAAAAATTCCTTGAATTGTTATAA
- a CDS encoding dihydrofolate reductase family protein — protein sequence MGKVILGMTISLDGFVNDRDGRVDRLYPDLAELGKTKMLRDAIRTTGAVVMGRNAYAMGDPDTFADTYEFQTPIFVLTHVPPKKMPKENDNLKVIFVTDGIRSAMTRAKAAAGTRNATVIGGASTFQQCLRERLCDEVQIGIMPVLFGRGLRLFEHLEDEDIRLEKVRMEESPGGRTDIWFRIAPSS from the coding sequence ATGGGGAAAGTTATTCTCGGCATGACCATATCCCTCGACGGTTTCGTGAATGACCGTGACGGAAGGGTGGACCGACTGTATCCCGATCTCGCGGAGCTGGGAAAGACGAAGATGCTCAGGGACGCGATCAGGACGACCGGTGCAGTCGTCATGGGCAGGAACGCGTACGCGATGGGAGACCCGGATACGTTTGCGGACACCTACGAATTCCAGACCCCGATCTTTGTTCTCACCCACGTTCCTCCAAAAAAGATGCCAAAGGAGAACGATAACCTGAAGGTCATATTTGTCACAGACGGGATCAGGAGTGCGATGACCAGAGCGAAAGCTGCCGCTGGCACGAGGAACGCGACGGTGATAGGGGGTGCCAGCACCTTCCAGCAGTGCCTGCGGGAGAGACTTTGCGATGAGGTGCAGATCGGGATCATGCCGGTCCTGTTTGGCAGGGGGCTCCGGTTGTTTGAACATTTGGAGGACGAAGATATCCGGCTTGAGAAGGTCCGGATGGAGGAATCACCCGGTGGCAGGACCGACATCTGGTTCCGGATTGCACCATCCTCATAG
- a CDS encoding DUF998 domain-containing protein, which yields MMAEKEVVEMSNSGKENNKLALQEREPEITMTRTMVAALAGMAGSMLFAGAFTIEGWFHPGYNPLSMYVSVLSLGPSGWIQMGNFVISGSLLLIFAWGIAPEFPTGKASKTGALLLGIIAVCLLFSGPFVMDPMGTLRGTESLHGMVHGLLGGIVFICMAVSCFVFLRCFREDPKWQWFRGPTLAAGAIIAASVILLTLVTKLPLAPEIFEPWLGLIQRGIIIPFMIWLFVFALGLYRQKRVETAGRNRKVSGNGMNR from the coding sequence ATGATGGCTGAAAAGGAGGTCGTCGAGATGTCAAACTCAGGAAAAGAGAATAATAAACTCGCTCTTCAGGAGAGGGAACCAGAGATAACAATGACGAGGACGATGGTTGCGGCGCTCGCGGGCATGGCCGGGTCGATGCTTTTTGCAGGTGCCTTCACGATAGAGGGCTGGTTTCATCCCGGTTACAACCCGCTCAGCATGTACGTCAGCGTATTGTCACTCGGCCCTTCCGGCTGGATCCAGATGGGAAATTTCGTCATTTCGGGATCGCTGCTCTTGATCTTTGCATGGGGCATCGCGCCAGAGTTTCCCACAGGCAAGGCATCGAAGACCGGCGCCCTGCTCCTCGGGATCATCGCGGTCTGTCTTCTCTTCTCAGGTCCTTTCGTGATGGACCCCATGGGCACTCTCCGCGGCACCGAAAGCCTGCATGGGATGGTCCACGGTCTTCTCGGAGGGATTGTATTTATTTGCATGGCCGTCAGTTGTTTCGTATTCCTGCGCTGCTTCCGTGAAGATCCGAAGTGGCAATGGTTCCGGGGTCCGACCCTTGCTGCGGGAGCGATAATCGCTGCATCGGTCATCCTGCTGACCCTCGTCACCAAGCTGCCGCTCGCGCCGGAAATTTTCGAGCCCTGGCTCGGCCTTATCCAGCGGGGAATCATTATTCCGTTCATGATCTGGCTGTTCGTTTTTGCGCTGGGACTGTACCGGCAAAAAAGAGTGGAGACCGCGGGACGAAATCGGAAGGTGTCCGGTAACGGAATGAATCGTTGA
- a CDS encoding TetR/AcrR family transcriptional regulator: MARLVKEEEYTAKRNEILDAALALIYSKGYEQMAIQDILDQLKISRGAFYHYFDSKQSLLEDLIDRMAKETEQSLLSIVQDPDLLALEKFRRYFELSTRWKTSQKTLIGSLLRMWYADGNALFRQKMTAKSIRYISRIYESIIREGVEERVFTTEFPEQVAVIVAQVTLSISDAVIEVLRSQEPDRDPIQKAGMIMDAYTDSVERILGAPSGSLKVFEPGALEELFTAIRQESVPGNPGRKGSKKSPE; encoded by the coding sequence ATGGCACGACTTGTCAAGGAAGAAGAATATACCGCAAAACGGAACGAGATTCTCGACGCCGCACTGGCCCTGATCTACTCCAAGGGGTATGAGCAGATGGCGATCCAGGACATCCTGGACCAGCTGAAAATCTCCCGGGGGGCATTCTATCACTACTTCGATTCGAAGCAGTCCCTTCTCGAAGATCTGATCGACCGCATGGCAAAAGAGACGGAACAGTCGTTACTCTCCATCGTTCAGGACCCGGACCTGTTGGCGCTCGAGAAGTTCCGGAGGTATTTTGAACTATCCACACGCTGGAAGACGAGCCAGAAGACGCTGATAGGGAGTCTCCTGCGGATGTGGTATGCCGATGGAAACGCCCTGTTCCGGCAGAAGATGACGGCAAAATCGATCAGGTACATCTCCAGGATTTATGAGTCGATTATCCGGGAAGGCGTAGAGGAACGGGTTTTCACCACTGAGTTCCCAGAGCAGGTTGCCGTTATCGTCGCACAGGTCACCCTGAGTATCTCGGATGCCGTCATCGAGGTTTTACGTTCTCAAGAACCTGACAGAGATCCCATCCAGAAGGCAGGTATGATCATGGACGCGTATACCGATTCAGTCGAACGTATCCTCGGGGCTCCGTCCGGTTCCCTCAAGGTCTTCGAACCGGGAGCGCTCGAAGAACTGTTCACCGCAATCCGCCAGGAATCCGTGCCAGGTAACCCGGGCCGGAAAGGGTCGAAGAAGAGCCCGGAATGA
- a CDS encoding class I SAM-dependent methyltransferase codes for METEKIQLKKENETYLITLYGKALDSRTKNPILNDTFADAVIRKIDFDFEKLKTPKGAEVSLPVRAKHFDGWTREFLAAHPDSIVLNLGCGLDSRVFRIDPPAGIRWYDVDLPDVIELRRHLYPECHDCFLIGSSVTDPGWLDSIPGDRPVIVVAEGLLQYLTEQDVIALFSRITGKFPKGQIIFDAYSLNMIRFVMLLAAARRSRPSLLWGMGDPRKLETAVPRLRLVTEISFLTMPELVERLSPSRARRAMSRLMGPFVKKMVRHFRYEF; via the coding sequence ATGGAAACGGAAAAGATTCAACTGAAGAAAGAGAACGAAACGTACCTTATCACGCTGTACGGCAAGGCGCTGGACAGCCGCACGAAGAACCCGATCCTGAACGATACGTTTGCAGACGCTGTGATCCGCAAAATAGACTTTGATTTTGAAAAACTGAAGACCCCGAAAGGCGCAGAAGTCTCCCTCCCCGTGAGGGCCAAGCACTTTGATGGATGGACCCGGGAGTTCCTCGCTGCCCACCCCGACTCGATCGTACTGAACCTTGGATGCGGTCTGGACAGCCGGGTCTTCCGGATCGATCCTCCGGCCGGCATCCGCTGGTACGATGTCGACCTGCCCGATGTGATCGAGCTGCGAAGGCACCTGTACCCGGAATGCCACGACTGCTTCCTTATCGGCTCGTCTGTCACCGACCCGGGATGGCTGGATAGTATTCCGGGAGACAGACCCGTCATCGTCGTCGCCGAGGGACTGTTGCAATACCTGACAGAACAGGACGTGATTGCGCTCTTCTCCAGGATCACCGGAAAATTCCCGAAGGGCCAGATTATTTTCGACGCGTACAGTCTGAACATGATACGGTTCGTCATGCTCCTCGCCGCTGCCAGAAGGTCCCGCCCCTCCCTCCTCTGGGGGATGGGCGATCCCCGGAAGTTAGAGACGGCCGTTCCCCGCCTCAGGCTGGTTACCGAGATCTCGTTTTTAACCATGCCCGAACTCGTCGAACGGCTATCGCCTTCACGGGCCAGGAGAGCGATGTCCCGGCTCATGGGCCCGTTCGTGAAGAAGATGGTGCGGCACTTCCGTTATGAATTCTGA
- a CDS encoding class I SAM-dependent methyltransferase — MKKNQSSASAMGVAAFRAIEATRPEAERICYDPYARAFVPGIVYFFMKHLFVDTGLYERMARGSMAFIILRERYFDDFLRACLSEGLDQVVILGVGFDTRAYRIPGIGKTRVFEIDHPATQEVKLKKLNKIIDPLPGHVTFVPVDFNTQNLGERLQSSGYNEKGRTLFIWQGVTYFLTAEAVDHTLGFIANHSGPGSAVIFDYFYKEVLHDPNRKEGKNLRRAAKMTGEEYLFGIDRSQVGAFLNQRGFCDVRNVTLEDLRRRYFTGPNAGRVVPDGIAIVSARVNKDGDTSCAL; from the coding sequence ATGAAAAAGAACCAGTCCAGTGCATCGGCGATGGGTGTCGCAGCGTTTCGCGCGATCGAAGCGACAAGGCCGGAGGCAGAACGGATCTGCTATGATCCCTACGCCCGGGCATTCGTACCTGGAATTGTGTATTTTTTTATGAAACATCTGTTCGTTGACACCGGATTGTACGAACGAATGGCCCGGGGGTCGATGGCATTTATTATTCTCAGGGAGAGGTACTTCGATGATTTCCTCCGGGCATGCCTGAGCGAAGGGCTCGACCAGGTCGTCATCCTGGGTGTCGGGTTCGACACGCGTGCGTACCGTATTCCTGGTATTGGGAAGACACGTGTTTTCGAGATCGATCACCCCGCCACTCAGGAGGTCAAGCTTAAAAAATTAAATAAGATCATTGATCCTCTTCCCGGCCACGTTACCTTTGTCCCCGTGGATTTTAATACGCAAAACCTCGGCGAGCGACTGCAGAGCAGCGGCTATAATGAGAAAGGCAGGACGCTGTTTATCTGGCAGGGAGTGACCTATTTCCTAACGGCCGAAGCCGTTGACCACACACTCGGTTTCATTGCGAACCATTCAGGTCCTGGCAGTGCCGTGATCTTCGACTATTTCTATAAAGAGGTCCTGCACGACCCGAACCGGAAAGAAGGGAAGAACCTGCGGCGGGCGGCGAAGATGACCGGTGAGGAATACCTGTTCGGGATCGACCGCAGCCAAGTCGGGGCTTTCCTTAACCAGCGCGGTTTCTGCGATGTGCGCAACGTTACACTTGAAGATCTCAGGCGGCGGTATTTCACCGGTCCGAATGCCGGGCGTGTGGTACCTGATGGTATTGCAATTGTATCGGCACGGGTGAATAAAGACGGAGATACGTCATGCGCATTGTAG
- a CDS encoding alpha/beta fold hydrolase → MQPTTPEPTKSGHAAVNGISYYYAIYGTGEPLLLLHGGLGQIEMFGPNLTRLAQHRQVIGVDLQGHGRTELGDREISLVDMGNDMAGLLEQLGYEMVDVLGYSMGAGVAFRFAVQHPEMVRRLVLASCPFAQDGFYAEMVPQQAAVGSAMAEQMKETPMYRSYLAIAPHPDEFPKLLDRMGAYMRTSYDWSADVKNLTMPVMLIYGDSDMIRLEHAVKFYQLLGGGLKDAGWQREYMSQNRLAIIPNLTHYEMGIAPQLVDTALPFLNGEGRPVSWDKVVSGA, encoded by the coding sequence ATGCAACCAACAACGCCCGAACCCACAAAGAGCGGCCATGCCGCGGTCAACGGAATCAGTTACTACTATGCGATCTACGGCACCGGCGAGCCGCTGTTGCTGCTTCACGGTGGCCTCGGCCAGATCGAGATGTTCGGTCCCAACCTGACCCGGCTCGCACAGCACCGGCAGGTGATCGGCGTTGATCTGCAGGGCCATGGCCGGACCGAGCTGGGCGATCGCGAGATCAGCCTGGTCGACATGGGAAACGACATGGCCGGCCTGCTGGAGCAGCTCGGCTACGAAATGGTCGACGTACTCGGCTACTCGATGGGCGCCGGCGTCGCGTTCCGATTCGCCGTTCAGCATCCGGAGATGGTCCGCCGCTTGGTGCTCGCCTCCTGCCCGTTTGCGCAGGATGGGTTCTATGCCGAGATGGTGCCGCAGCAGGCTGCAGTCGGCTCCGCTATGGCAGAGCAGATGAAGGAGACGCCGATGTACAGGTCGTACCTGGCAATAGCGCCGCACCCTGATGAGTTTCCGAAGCTGCTGGACAGGATGGGAGCGTACATGCGCACGTCGTACGACTGGTCGGCGGACGTCAAAAATCTCACCATGCCGGTGATGCTCATCTACGGCGACAGTGACATGATCCGTCTGGAGCATGCAGTGAAGTTCTACCAGCTGCTCGGCGGCGGACTGAAAGACGCCGGCTGGCAGCGCGAGTACATGTCGCAGAACCGGCTGGCGATCATACCGAACCTGACGCACTACGAAATGGGCATCGCCCCGCAGCTGGTCGACACCGCTCTGCCGTTTCTGAACGGCGAAGGTCGTCCTGTGAGCTGGGATAAAGTGGTGAGCGGGGCGTAA
- a CDS encoding putative immunity protein: MCDADTARPCDIRDTMIFSESRDPRFITIRRGGTLSDANHHLLALWAAECAEHVWPLFEAAQPLDPRPRRAVELARAWTRGEITMMQARSAAGYANDAARELSGAARHAAHAAGQAAAVAHVAAHELGAAAYAIKAAQVSASKGEGEQAGRQECRWQREQLPDEIRELVLDDQRLRNDVCWLMFDC; this comes from the coding sequence ATGTGTGATGCCGATACAGCGAGACCATGTGATATAAGAGATACTATGATATTTTCCGAGTCCCGCGATCCCAGGTTTATTACTATACGCCGCGGAGGCACGCTGAGTGATGCCAATCACCACTTGCTTGCACTATGGGCGGCTGAATGCGCTGAGCACGTATGGCCTCTCTTCGAAGCGGCCCAGCCCCTGGATCCGAGGCCCCGCCGTGCAGTGGAGCTGGCTCGGGCGTGGACACGCGGCGAAATCACGATGATGCAAGCACGCTCGGCAGCGGGCTATGCCAATGACGCAGCACGGGAACTGTCCGGAGCTGCGAGACACGCGGCCCACGCCGCCGGCCAGGCCGCAGCAGTCGCCCACGTTGCAGCCCACGAACTCGGTGCCGCCGCCTATGCGATCAAGGCAGCGCAGGTTTCTGCTTCGAAGGGCGAGGGGGAGCAGGCAGGCCGTCAGGAGTGCCGGTGGCAGCGCGAACAACTTCCAGACGAAATTCGGGAGCTTGTACTTGACGATCAACGGTTACGCAACGATGTGTGCTGGCTGATGTTTGATTGCTAG
- a CDS encoding iron chaperone, protein MKELKEKFKTIDEYIRTFPAEVQIELEKMKKTIQEVAPEATEAIRYQMPTFRLNNKNLVHFAAFKNHIGFYPIPSGIEAFKKELSLYKQGKGSVQFPLDKPVPYELVKKIVTFRVAENMKESKSGY, encoded by the coding sequence ATGAAAGAATTGAAAGAAAAATTTAAAACGATAGATGAATACATCAGGACTTTTCCGGCGGAGGTTCAAATAGAACTTGAAAAAATGAAGAAGACCATTCAGGAAGTCGCTCCTGAAGCAACTGAGGCGATCAGATATCAGATGCCCACGTTCAGGCTTAATAATAAAAATCTTGTACACTTCGCCGCATTCAAAAATCATATAGGGTTTTATCCGATTCCTTCCGGGATTGAAGCGTTTAAAAAAGAGTTATCACTTTACAAACAGGGGAAGGGTTCTGTTCAATTCCCGCTGGACAAGCCGGTTCCCTATGAACTTGTGAAAAAGATCGTCACGTTCAGGGTAGCTGAAAATATGAAAGAAAGCAAAAGTGGGTATTGA
- a CDS encoding VOC family protein translates to MRIRLTSVYVNNQAEALKFYTEILGFEKMADIIADNYRWLTVVSPEDRDGTQLVLEPNENPAAKAYQEDLFRQNIPAASFFVDDIQKEYERLKKRGVKFTLEPTELPGTPSTIAILDDTCGNLIQITHLQNF, encoded by the coding sequence ATGAGAATCAGACTCACCAGTGTTTACGTGAATAACCAGGCTGAGGCGCTGAAGTTTTACACGGAGATCCTTGGCTTTGAAAAAATGGCAGATATAATCGCCGATAACTACCGGTGGCTGACAGTTGTTTCGCCCGAAGACAGGGATGGTACCCAGCTGGTCCTCGAGCCAAACGAAAATCCCGCTGCAAAGGCTTATCAGGAAGATCTTTTCCGGCAGAACATTCCCGCAGCATCCTTCTTTGTGGATGATATCCAGAAAGAGTATGAACGATTGAAAAAACGTGGGGTGAAGTTTACCCTGGAGCCAACAGAGCTACCGGGTACGCCGTCGACCATCGCAATCCTAGATGACACCTGCGGCAACCTGATACAGATCACCCATCTACAGAATTTCTGA
- a CDS encoding DUF1214 domain-containing protein, whose amino-acid sequence MSKTKTIAVIALGIIVGALLASFGIGGTLIYIKAHTMETTVNGWSTTLNYGEWGNNILLRAAFAQVLPAANVPEEAVYWTTTVDSMGSKLNGTHDYILHFPAGGLPPNDVFWSLTMTDLQSYMVNNSINRYNVGSLSNLTPNADGSVDIFIQNSPQSGNESNWLPAPAGTFKLWLRAYLPGPAILNGSYQVPPVVEVNSK is encoded by the coding sequence ATGAGTAAAACGAAAACCATCGCTGTGATAGCGCTTGGAATTATCGTGGGGGCGCTGCTGGCATCATTCGGCATTGGAGGTACTCTCATTTACATTAAGGCACACACCATGGAAACGACGGTCAATGGCTGGAGCACCACCCTGAATTACGGTGAATGGGGTAACAACATTCTCTTACGAGCAGCGTTTGCCCAGGTCCTTCCCGCCGCGAACGTGCCAGAGGAGGCAGTGTACTGGACGACAACCGTGGACAGCATGGGTAGCAAGCTGAACGGGACACATGACTATATCCTGCACTTCCCAGCTGGCGGGCTCCCTCCCAACGATGTCTTCTGGTCGTTGACAATGACCGACTTACAGAGTTACATGGTGAACAATTCGATAAACCGCTATAACGTCGGTTCATTGTCGAACCTTACACCGAACGCTGATGGGTCCGTTGACATTTTCATACAGAACTCACCGCAATCCGGCAACGAGTCCAACTGGCTGCCGGCGCCCGCAGGCACCTTTAAGTTGTGGCTTCGCGCCTATCTGCCGGGCCCGGCAATCTTGAACGGTTCGTACCAGGTGCCGCCTGTCGTGGAGGTGAATTCGAAATGA
- a CDS encoding DUF1254 domain-containing protein: MIFEDLFIFSSVMVVAWFLFIYKWPSLILYVYKRAILVKGFGEGPIPVNTLYTEPQKLFAEPIISQSASGSNLMTVGVNHDTLPTVGWLDLSKGSQVLHVPDMNGRYYSVQFTNPSNNTIFAYVGKRTTGTEAGDYLITGPNWKGQVPSGMKQISSPNRSVLVIGRVLVESDNDLPTAHHLAEQIQLTPLNQKGSL, encoded by the coding sequence ATGATATTCGAAGATCTGTTTATATTCAGTTCGGTCATGGTCGTGGCATGGTTCCTTTTCATCTACAAATGGCCAAGCCTGATTCTATACGTGTACAAGAGAGCGATCCTCGTTAAAGGGTTCGGCGAAGGCCCCATCCCCGTTAATACGCTCTATACGGAGCCCCAAAAATTATTTGCAGAGCCAATTATTTCGCAATCTGCATCGGGCTCGAATTTGATGACTGTTGGCGTGAACCACGACACGCTCCCTACAGTCGGCTGGCTCGACCTCAGTAAAGGATCACAAGTCCTGCACGTTCCGGATATGAATGGCCGTTACTACAGCGTGCAGTTCACGAACCCGTCGAACAACACCATTTTTGCCTACGTCGGCAAACGCACCACGGGGACCGAAGCCGGCGACTACCTCATCACAGGGCCGAACTGGAAAGGACAGGTGCCGAGCGGCATGAAACAGATATCCTCGCCGAACCGCTCGGTACTGGTCATCGGTCGAGTGCTCGTGGAGAGCGACAACGACCTACCGACCGCCCATCACCTCGCAGAACAAATACAGCTCACACCGCTAAACCAGAAGGGATCACTATGA
- a CDS encoding DUF1214 domain-containing protein, whose protein sequence is MNSKTYAILTALIAVIIVYFIINSFILNPTSRNVRNDVIQGFLIGFGLAFVTTQIYARIKTKKINGWTTMFGCGKPGNGFLFRAACAQIFPGPINVPQEAMYWTTDVDGAGHLLSGEHDHIMHFPAGQLPPNNAFWSLTLGDARNHFVLNSIDRYSVSDRSGLVPNADGSVDIYIQNAARAGHESNWLPAPAGTFKLWLRAYLPGPAILSGSYQVPPVVEVD, encoded by the coding sequence ATGAACAGCAAAACATACGCTATTCTTACGGCACTCATCGCCGTGATAATCGTTTATTTCATCATCAATTCGTTCATCTTAAATCCCACTTCAAGAAATGTGCGTAATGACGTGATTCAGGGTTTCCTCATCGGTTTTGGGCTGGCGTTTGTTACGACCCAGATTTATGCGAGGATCAAGACCAAAAAGATCAACGGCTGGACCACAATGTTTGGATGCGGCAAGCCCGGCAATGGCTTTCTGTTCAGAGCCGCGTGCGCCCAAATATTTCCTGGCCCGATAAACGTACCGCAGGAGGCGATGTACTGGACTACGGACGTAGATGGCGCGGGTCACCTGCTGTCCGGGGAGCATGACCACATCATGCATTTCCCGGCTGGACAACTCCCGCCAAACAATGCATTCTGGTCGCTAACTCTGGGTGATGCGAGAAATCATTTTGTGCTAAATTCGATAGATCGATACAGCGTCAGCGACCGCTCCGGCCTCGTTCCGAATGCCGACGGTTCTGTCGACATTTACATCCAGAATGCCGCTCGGGCAGGTCATGAATCTAACTGGCTGCCGGCACCTGCCGGCACCTTCAAGTTGTGGCTGCGAGCTTACCTGCCGGGCCCGGCAATCCTGAGCGGTTCGTACCAGGTGCCGCCCGTCGTGGAAGTGGACTGA